In Miscanthus floridulus cultivar M001 chromosome 5, ASM1932011v1, whole genome shotgun sequence, one genomic interval encodes:
- the LOC136452085 gene encoding uncharacterized protein, translated as MSVPGVVSPAADRFYCPPPRRHLLDKQHKQHPPLTASAAEEPAKPTPELRRDPFPSPATATTNLESFIASTAVRVPARCPPRTPGTRGCRAGAPYYELADLWEAFGEWSAYGAGVPLLLNGTDGVVQYYVPFLSAIQLYGSRQLPSSKSCRCLNEDSDGDNAVETSSDVSNESDNDNERSTGRTTQCLAENICTDQESLSSNDCESSNQEPSPVFQYVEHDAPYGRQPLADMISVFACKFPDLNTYKSCDLLPSSWISVAWYPIYRIPTGPTLQDLDACFLTFHSLSTAPDGTLSGCPETNNFHNTKIAAVPGKITLPLIGLASYKFNGSLWTSNRHHEQQLTTSLLKAADDWLCQRQVDHPDYRFFLTH; from the exons ATGTCCGTCCCCGGCGTCGTCTCCCCGGCCGCCGACCGCTTCTACTGTCCCCCACCGCGCCGCCACCTCCTTGACAAGCAGCACAAACAGCATCCGCCACTAACTGCCTCGGCGGCCGAGGAGCCGGCGAAGCCGACGccggagctccggcgagacccTTTTCCATCGCCGGCTACTGCTACGACCAACCTCGAGAGCTTCATCGCCTCCACCGCCGTCCGCGTGCCCGCGCGGTGCCCTCCCCGA ACGCCGGGCACGCGGGGGTGCCGGGCAGGAGCGCCGTACTATGAGCTCGCGGATCTGTGGGAGGCGTTCGGGGAGTGGAGCGCGTACGGCGCCGGCGTGCCGCTGCTGCTCAATGGCACGGACGGCGTCGTGCAGTACTACGTGCCATTCCTCTCCGCTATCCAGCTCTATGGGTCGCGGCAGCTGCCGTCAAGCAAGAG CTGCAGATGCCTTAATGAAGACAGTGATGGTGACAATGCTGTGGAAACAAGCAGTGATGTAAGCAATGAAAGTGACAATGATAATGAAAGGTCTACTGGAAGAACAACCCAGTGTTTAGCAGAAAACATTTGCAccgatcaagaaagtttgtccaGTAATGACTGTGAGTCCAGCAACCAGGAACCGTCCCCTGTTTTCCAATATGTGGAGCATGATGCACCATATGGAAGACAACCTTTAGCAGATATG ATTTCAGTATTTGCATGTAAGTTTCCTGATCTAAATACGTACAAGAGCTGTGATCTTCTGCCGTCCAGTTGGATTTCTGTAGCCTG GTATCCCATATACCGGATACCAACAGGACCCACTCTACAAGATCTAGATGCTTGCTTTTTAACATTCCATTCATTGTCAACAGCACCTGACG GTACGTTAAGCGGGTGTCCTGAGACAAATAACTTCCATAACACTAAAATTGCTGCTGTTCCTGGGAAGATCACACTGCCTCTGATCGGCCTAGCATCTTACAAATTTAATGGTTCCCTGTGGACGTCAAATCGGCACCATGAGCAGCAGTTGACTACATCGCTTCTGAAAGCTGCTGATGACTGGCTTTGCCAGCGTCAAGTAGATCACCCAGATTACCGCTTCTTCCTAACACACTAA
- the LOC136454576 gene encoding metal transporter Nramp1-like codes for MAKWINLEVLLSFQDSYSSCWDLVSDNEPLMRVLSKLINLDSPDLVLFVGEALVGNDAVDQLTKFNQSKFLPLWCDSTRLPCIAKLKRTKSQFGTAWKRFLYHVGLGFMVCLAYLDPENLGTDLKAGADHRYELLWVTLIGLIFALIIQSLSANLGVVTGRHLAELCKTEYPAWVRICLWLLAELAVIAADIPEVIGTAFAFNLLFHIPLWVGVHITGSSTLLLLGMQKYGGLPAAHSSSQWH; via the exons ATGGCGAAATG GATCAACTTGGAAGTGTTGCTCTCCTTTCAGGATTCTTATTCATCATGCTGGGATTTGGTCTCT GACAATGAGCCACTCATGAGAGTGCTCTCCAAGCTAATCAATCTCGATAGCCCGGACCTGGTTTTATTTGTTGGAGAAGCATTGGTTGGTAATGACGCCGTGGATCAACTCACTAAATTTAATCAG TCAAAGTTCTTGCCTCTTTGGTGTGACTCGACTCGACTTCCTTGCATTGcaaaactaaaaagaacaaaatctCAATTT GGCACAGCATGGAAAAGGTTCTTGTACCACGTTGGCCTAGGATTTATGGTCTGTTTGGCCTACCTTGATCCCGAAAACT TGGGAACAGATTTGAAAGCTGGTGCAGATCACAGATATGAG CTCCTCTGGGTGACCTTGATTGGCCTCATCTTCGCGTTAATTATTCAGTCACTATCTGCTAATCTTGGAGTAGTGACAG GGCGGCATCTTGCCGAGCTATGTAAGACGGAATATCCAGCATGGGTGAGAATCTGCCTATGGCTGCTAGCAGAGTTAGCTGTGATTGCTGCAGATATCCCAGAAG TTATTGGAACAGCTTTTGCTTTCAACCTCTTGTTCCACATACCTTTGTGGGTGGGGGTTCACATCACTGGCTCAAGCACACTTCTTCTCCTTGGAATGCAAAAATATGGG GGGCTGCCGGCTGCACACTCTTCCTCGCAGTGGCATTAG